The region GAGTTTGTCAATTTCGAAACTTTTTTAAAAGAAGTTGATAGGCAATGGTTATTAAAGCAAAAAGGAATAGGCTTTGAAACAGCTGATGCAATACTTTGTTATGCTTGTCATAGAGAGTTTATGGTTGTAGATAAATATACTCAGAAATTAGTCTCATTTGTAGGTTTTGAATTTGATAACTATGAAGATTTACAAAGCTGGTGTGAATATGGAATTAATGAAAATTTGGATAAAATTGTCAAACTTTATGGTTATGATATACCTCTAAATAAAATATATTGCAGATTCCATGGAAAAATTGTTGAATTTATGAAAATTAATAAATTAAGTAAGGGTGAAGAATGATTATTATTCCACAAACAAAAGGTGGTGTTGGTAAATCTACAGTTGCAATGCAAGTAATTGCACCGTATCTTTTTAAAAAACATGGCAAAAAAGTAACTTACATAGAAATTGATGATGAGAATAATGACAGTAAATCTTTTACAAGAACTGAAATTGTTGATAAAAGAATGTTAGGGACTAACAAACTTACAGAATTAGATGAACTTATCTTAATGGATGATAATCATGAGATTATTGTTGATGTAGGTGGAAATAAAACCTCCTCTTTAGTTTTAGAAGAGATTAAAAAAGTTGGTTCGTTTGGTAATATAAAATGGATTATTCCTCTAGGTGATGGGGAATTAGATGGTAAAAATGCTATTGCAACTTTGAAAAAAATTAAAAAAATTGAACAAAATCTAGATAACAATATTCTTTTTGCTTTAAATAGAGCGATTTCTATGGATGCAGATTATATTGAAGAGCAATTTATAAACTTTTTTGGACATAAATATTTAGATAGTAATTCAGTTATTTGTGATTTTGTAAAGGATCCTAAATATTTTCCTGTTAAAAATGATAAAGTTATTACCATGAGTAGATATTTAGGAAGTACTGTATGGGAAATGGCATACAATAATACTGATTTTGCTGCTAAAGCTATGAAAGCAAAAGAGTTAGGAGATATTGAAAGTGCTAGAAAATATCTTTTCTTTAGAAGAATACAAACAGAAGCAAAAGATTATGTATTAGGAACACTTAATAAAATATTTTATGATTTAGATAATTGGTTAAATATTAAAAAATGAGTGATATGACATTTAAACAGGCTAAAGAGATAGTTGAAAGACTTGAACTAGCAGAGCTTAGCCTTAGAAACTCTTTTGATAATATAGATTATGCAAGAAGATCATTAGATGATTCAATTATTGAACAAAAAAAAGTATTAAAACAAATTCCACAAAAAGATAAAAAGATTTCAATATTATATATTATTATCATGTTAAATGTTGGCTTTATTGCTGGTCTTTTTGTAGGTAAATATTTATTATAAAATTTAGGAATATGAATGGGTAAACAAGAAAAAATTGTAACTATGTTTAATGAAATTGCAGGAACATACGATATTGCAAATAGAGTATTAAGTCTTGGGATTGATAAATCATGGAGAAACAAAGCTTGTAACAAAGCTTTTGAACTTTATGATAAAAATGAGATAGAAAGAATTGTTGATGTTGCTTGTGGTACAGGTGATATGATAGAGTTTTGGCAAAGAATTGCAAAAGATAATGGTATTTTGTTAGATAATATTGTAGGTGTAGATCCAAGTGTTGGAATGATGGATGTAGCAAAACAAAAACTTCCTGAAGTAAAATTTATTGAAGCAGGTGCTGCACAAATGCCTTTAGAAAATGACAGTGCTGATATCATCTCAATCTCATATGGAATTAGAAATGTTGTTCAAAGACAAGAAGCTTTTGATGAATTCTCAAGAGTTCTAAAAAAAGGTGGTCTTGTTGTAATCTCTGAGTTTACTAAAAAAGAAAAGACTTCTGTTTTAGATCATTTAACTGACTTTTATATGAATAAAGTATTGCCTACATTAGGAGGACTAATTTCTAAAAATAAAGCTGCATATACTTATCTTCCAAACTCAATTGATGAGTTTTTAACAACTGAAAATCTTTGCAAAGAGTTAAAACAAGCAGGACTTGAACCTATTTATACTAAAGATTTCTCAATGAAAATCTCAACTTTAATTATCGCAAGAAAAATATAGTTTCTTACGATAATAAAGGAAAAATTTGAATTCTGCAATATCTGTTTCCACACTAAATACTCAAATAAAATCTTTATTAGAAACAACATTTATAAATGTTTATGTTGAAGGGGAAATTTCTAATTTAACTTATCATAATTCTGGACATATATATTTTTCTATAAAAGATGAAAATTCTACTATCTCATGCGTTATGTTTAAAGGTAATGCAAAGTATTTGAAGTTTCAATTGGAAGTGGGACAAAAAATCACTATTACAGGGACTATTACTGTTTATACACCAAGGGGAAGTTATCAACTTTTATGTAATAAAATTGAACCTTCTGGACAAGGGGCATTAGCTCTAGCTTATGAACAATTAAAAGCAAAACTTCAAGCAAAAGGGTATTTTAATCCTGAAATAAAAAAAGCATTACCAAAATATCCTAAAAAAATAGCACTTATCACCTCTCCAACGGGTGCAGCAATTGCAGATATGAAAAAAGTAGCTACTCATAGATGGCCTTTAGTTGAACTTGTATTAATACCAACATTAGTGCAAGGAGAAGAAGCAAAATATGATATTATAAAATCAATAAAGTATGCTCAAACTTTAGATGTTGATCTTTTGATTGTTGGAAGAGGTGGGGGAAGTTTAGAGGATTTATGGGCATTTAATGAGGAGTTAGTTGCGACTGCTATTTATGAATGCTCAAAACCAATTATCTCTGCTGTTGGTCATGAAATAGATTTTTTAATTTCTGATTTTGTAGCTGATATTAGAGCTGCAACACCATCAAATGCAATGGAAATTGCACTTCCTGATATAAATGAACATAGAATATATTTAGATAATTTAGAGAGTGACCTAAGTATTAGATTTAAAAATTTAGTTTCACAAAAACAAAATAGTTTAGATAATATAAAATCTCTTTTTGAACAAAACTCTTTAAAATCAAAATTTAATTTTATTGAAGAGCAAATAAAATTAATGAAGAAAAATTATGATAGTTATATGAGTACTATTTTAAATAATAAACAAAATAGTATTAATTTATTAAAAAATGCAATAGAATCTAATCATCCAAGTAAAAAAGAGTTAAATGGCTATGCTCAGATAACTTTAAAAAATAAAATAATAAAACTGGAAGATTTAAAAGAAGATGATATTATTGCTTTGCAATCCCCAAAAACGATAGTTTCATGTAAGGTATTAAATATAAAAAATCAATAATAAATTAAGTTTATAATCGCTAGAATAAAGCTTCATATATTAAAAAGGTTTGAGATGAATTCAGAATCTATAGCAAATAAAATTCGAACAAAACTTATTATAGCAGGTATATTTATTATACTATTTGCAATTGCAGTTTCATATTATATGATCTCTAACATGGATAAAGAGATACAAATAAATACAAAAAAACATTTTGAACTTTTAATTAAAGAAAGAATTAAATCAAAAATGAATATTGGTTTAACAAATGCTATTACTCTTTCAAAAAACACAGATATTATGGCTGCCTTGGAATATAACGATAGAGATACAGCTAAGCTTTCTTTAGATGGTATCTCAAAAGCTATGAAAGCTGGAACTTCTTTAAAAAATGTGAAAATCCATATACATGATAAAAATGTAAAATCTTTTTTTAGAGCTTGGAAACCAGATAAATATGGAGATGATTTAAGCTCTTTTAGACAAACAATTTTAGAAGTTAAGAAAACAAAGAAACCTTTAAATGCAATTGAAGTTGGAAGAGCAGGATTAGTTTTAAGAGGTTTAGCTCCAATTTTTGATATAGAAGATAAATATCTAGGTTCAATTGAATATATTCAAGGATTTAATTCTATAGTAAAAGATTTTAAACAAGATGGTGAATACCTCCTTGTTTTAATGAATGAAAAATTTAAAAGAGGTAATGCTTTATCTGAACAAAATAAAATTGGAAAATATTATATATCTCAAAATGTAAGTGATAAAAATTTTGTAAATAGTTTTTCAAAAATTGATATCAATAGTTTAAAACAAAATGGTTTATTAAAAGGTTCAAATTATTTTTATACAGCTTTTCCTATTAAAGATTTAAAAGGGAATCAAATTGGTATTTATGTTTTAGGTAAAAATATCAAAGAGTTAGAAGATTTGATTAGTAAATCATCACAAATAGTTTTTGTAATGCTTACTCTAATGGCAATTTTAATCGTAGTTTTTGTAATTATTACAATGGTTTTATTTAAGAAAATTGTTACAGGTGGATTAAATAAATTTAAATCGAATTTTGCATATTTTTTAGAGTTTGTTTCTTTTAAAATTAATACCTTTAATAAACCAGCAGTTTATACAAATGATGAGATTGGTCAGATGTTAATAATGTTAAATGAAGCAGCTGAAACTTTTGATAAAAAATTGAAAAATGATATGAGAGTTATAGGGGAGATTGTTTTAACTACTGATAAAGTTGAGCAAGGTATATATAAATGTAGAATTAATTCAAATTCTGATAACCCTATGATTATGACTTTAAAAAGTACAATCAATAAAATGTTGGATGCTATGGATTCAAATATGAAAGAGTTAATGAAAGCTTTAGGTCATTATTCAGAGGGTGATTTTAGAGAAAAAGCATATATTCCTGAAAATTTGAAAGCAGATATGCTAGCAGTAATGAACTCAATAAATAAACTAGGAGAGACCTTAGGAGAGAACGCAAAAAGTAACCTGCATAACGGAGAGACGTTAGAGGATAACTCAACAACAATGACAAACTCAATGGAAAACCTAGCAGTAAAAGCGAATGAACAAGCAGCAAGCCTAGAAGAGACAGCAGCAGCAGTAGAAGAGATCACCTCAATAACAAGAGGAAACGCAGAGAATGCTACAAAAATGGCAACACTAGGACAAACAGTAAGAGATTCAGTAACAACAGGTGAAGACTTAGCCACAAAAACAGCCTTATCAATGGATGAGATAAATGAAAAAGTAACAGCAATAAATGAAGCGATTAATGTAATAGATCAAATAGCCTTCCAAACAAATATACTTTCTTTAAATGCAGCAGTAGAAGCAGCAACAGCAGGAGAAGCAGGGAAAGGTTTTGCAGTAGTAGCACAAGAAGTAAGAAACCTAGCAAGTAGAAGTGCCCAAGCAGCAAAAGAGATAAAAGAATTAGTAGAAGATGCAAACCTAAAAGCAAATGAAGGGAAAGTAATATCAGATAATATGATAGAAGGATATAAAGAGTTAAATACACATATAAGTGAAACAATCCATATCATAGAAGATGTAAGTGTAGCATCAAAAGAACAGATGACAGGTATAGAACAAATCAATGATACAATAACAATGCTAGATAGAGTAACACAAGAGAATGCAAATGAAGCTAATCAAGTAAAAGAGATAGCAAAAGAAGTATCAGCAATGGCAAATGAATTAGTGCAAGATGCCAAAAATAAGAGATTTAACTAAGGAGAAGTAATGGCAGCAGGACAAGAGACAGTTTTAGATGAATATGCATTCTTAGTTAGTGAGACAGATGAAAAAGGTATAATAAGATTTGCCAATGATGATTTTTGTAAGATAGCAGAATATAGCCTAGAAGAGTTAATAGGAGAGCCGCATAATAAAGTAAGGGATCCTGAGATGCCAAAGAAAGCTTTTAAATCTTTATGGGATACAGTACAAAAAGGTGAGATTTGGACAGGATACGTAAAAAATGCAACAAAATCAGGAGGATATTATTGGGTATATGCTACAGTATATCCATTTGAAAGTTGTGATGGTTCTAAAGGTTATCTTTCTTGTAGAAGAAAACCTTCTAGAGAAGAGATTGACGCTATTAAGGAAGTTTACAAACAATGGAATTTAGAAGAGGGGAAATAGATGGAAACAATTAATAATACTCATGAAGAAGTAATAGATTATGCAAACTCAAGTGAGTTTATGACATTTGAACTTGGTAAAATGAAATATGCGATTGAATTACCTAAGATTAGAGAAATTCTTACATATCCTAAGAATATAACAATATTACCTAATACAACAAAATGGGTAAAAGGTTTAATTAATCTTAGAGGTGAAGTTGTTCCAATTCTTGATATTAGAGTTAAATTTAATACAGGTGAAGTTGTTTATAATGAAAGTACAGCAGTTATTGCTGTAATAACAGAAGATAATAGAATGATTGGAATTGTAGTTGATAAAGTTGATGATGTTCAGAGAATTGATACTTCAACATTAGCACCTGTATCTGATATGGGGTCAGCAATTCCTTCTAAATATTTAAAAGGTTTTGTAAGATTGGCAAACAATCAAATGCTTGTAATAATGGACATTGAATCTGTTGTTAGTAAAGATGAATTAAAGAATTAAAAGAATAAAATTATTTCATGCAAGAAAAAATAGAAAAATTAAAGCGATTAAAACTACTATTTGTAGAAGACGAGACAGATCTTGTCGAAATTATTACTGATACATTACAAAAGTTAAATGCAAACTTTTTATCAGCAAAAAATGGTCAAGAGGCTCTTGATATTATAGAAGCTAATGATGACATAGATATTATTGTCACAGATATAAATATGCCTGTTATGAATGGTCTTGTTATGATTAAAGAATTGCGAGACAAGGGTAACTCTATTCCTATTATCATAATGTCAGCACATACAGAAACAGATTATATAAATAAGGCAAAAGAGTTAGGTGTTGATAATTATTTATTAAAGCCTTTTGATTTTATTAAATTTATCGATTTAATAACTGAAATGGAAATAAAATAACCTAAATGTCTGGGACTATTGATAAAAAACTTTTAAAAAGACTTAAACTACTTTATGTTGAAGATGATGATACTGTAAGAGCAGATTTGTCATCTTTACTCTCAAATTTTTTTGACACAGTGTATACAGCAAAAGATGGACAAGAGGGACTATCTTTATATAAAGAAAAACAAAATGAAATTGATGTAATTGTAGCTGATATAAATATGCCAGTTTTAACAGGTATTCAAATGTTACAAAAGATAAGAGAGTTTGACAAAGAGATACCTACAATATTCGCAACTGCATATTCTGATAATGAATTTTTAGTTGATGCTATTAAACTAAAAGTTTCAGAGTACATAATTAAACCGATTGATATTAGAAAGCTGATGACTTCATTAAATGAAATAGCAAAAAATATTTATCATGATTTTCTTATAAATCAACAAAATAAAGAACTTAAAAAATATAAAGATATAATTTATAACAATAATATTGTTATAAGAACTAATAAAAATATGAAAATCACTTTTGTTAATGATCTTTTTTGTGAAATTACTGGATTTGACAAAAAAGAGTTATTAGGAGAAGAATTAACCATCTTAAGACACAAAGATACTGATTCTGAAATCTATAAAAAAATTTATAATAGTATACTAAACAATAGACAATGGAATGGTGAACTAAAAAACTTAACAAAAGATGGAAACTTTTATTATGCTGATACTTCTATTGTATCTACATTAAACGATTCAGGGGAGATTACTGGTTGTTTGATTATACAAAAAGATGAAACTTTAAAAGCTATAAAAAGAAGAGAAATTCAAACTTCCTTGATAAAAGATAAAAGTGAAATTTTTCAAAAAAGTAAGAAAAGTTCAGCTGAACTTTATCAAGTAATAAATAATTTAAATTATGAGCTTGAATCTTTGAAAAATAATTTATTAAAAGAGAAGCAAGAAAAAGATTCTTATATAAGTACACTGGAAAGATACAGTAGTGAAAATAAAAAACTTTTAAGTGAAATAATTACATATAGAAAAGTCAATGAAACTTCACATGATGCAACAAGAAAATTGATTAAGATGTCAAAAGAGAGTGCAGATTTAAAAGTTGAAATAAAAAGATTAGAAACAAAATTAGAGATGATTGAAGATGAACATCAAAAAGAATTAAAACAACAAAAAGTTTATTATGAAGTTAAATTAGATGATATGGATAAACTTTTAACAAATGTAAAAGAGAAATTAGATGCAGTTGAAAATGTTGAAGCAGTTTCACAAAAATTAGCTTATTGGAAAGAAAAAGCAAAAAGTGAGGCAAAGAAAAATGAAAAGATCGAAAGAGAAATAATAAGTTATGGTGATAAAAAATTGATGACTAAACTTTTCGGAGGAAGATAACCTCCAAAAATTATTTGATCTCAATATTTAAAATCTTTTGTTCCATTAAGGGTTTGTTTCCATTACTTTGACCAAGAGTTGGAACATTTTCTATAGCTCTTAGAGTCTTCATTCCATCTTTTAAATAACCAAAAATAGTATGTCTTCCATTTAACCATGGTGTAGGAACTGTTGTTATAAAAAATTGACTTCCATTTGTATTAGGACCTGCATTTGCCATAGCTAAAATCCCTGGCTTATTAAAAGTTATATTAGGTGCAAATTCATCTTTAAAAGGTTTTCCCCAGATTGATTCTCCACCTCTACCAGAAGCTGTAGGATCTCCTCCTTGTATCATAAAGTTTTTAATTACTCTATGAAAAACAGTACCATTATAATAACCATTTTTTGCATGGGTAATAAAGTTTTCAACGGCTTTAGGTGCTAAATCAGGTCTTAATTCAATTTTCATTTCACCTTGATTTGTTTTTATAATTGCAATAGGATTCGCTGCTTCTAAAAGTAACATGAAACCAAAAAGTAGAAAAAATATTTTTTTCATTTTTTACCTTTATTTCTAAATTTGAGAGCAAGTATATTACTTAAGATTTTAAAATCTTATTAAAATAACTTTTTTATATGGGTTTAAAAATTATCTGTTAAAATTAAGATACTTTTTATCTTAATTATAAAGGAAACAAAATATGGAAATGCCAGCAATTCCTCAACCAACATTTTATATCTTTAAATGTGAACAAAGCGCTCCTCCAGGTATGCCAAAACCTTCATGTGTAACAGAGGAAAGTAGAGACTTATTTAATCATTTAGCACAAACCATGATGCAAAAAGGATTAATGGGACCAGTTCAGCCAATTAGAACATCATGTTTAGGTCGCTGTCAAATGGGACCAGTAATGTTAGTTGAACCAGGTCATCACATGTACTGCCAGTTATCTAAGGAAAAAATAGATAAAATAGTCGAAGAACACATTATAGGTGGAACTCCTGTTCATGAGTATTTAATACCTGAACAATTCTGGGGAGATCCTATAAGTTTATCTTAAAAGAGGATATTATTAATGACATTTGATATGCTTTATAGTAAGATTCATAGAGCAACTGTAACTGATGCAAACTTGAATTATGTTGGTTCAATCACAATTGATGAAGATTTAATGAAAGCTTCTAAATTAAGGGTTGGACAAAAAGTTGAAATTGTTAATATAAACAATGGTGAAAGATTTGCAACTTACGTTATAAAAGGGAAAGCAGGCAGCAAAGATATGTGTTTAAATGGCGCAGCTGCAAGAAAAGTAGAAATAGGTGATAAGATTATTGTAATTTCATATGCTTCATATTCTGAAGAGGAATTAGAAACTTATAAACCAACAGTTGTAATCGTTGATGATGAAAATAATATTGATTCAATAACTAACGAACTTGTAGGAAGTGACCATGTTTGATGGTATTGATCTAAGTAAAATAAATTTAAATGAAGTGATGGGGCAGGTTCAAGAGATGGCTGATAAAGCCAAAGAGGAAAATGCTTCTAAAATTTTTACTTCAAAAGCAGGTGGAGGAATGGTTGAGCTTTCTATAAATGGAAACTCTGAAGTTATTGATCTTCAAATTGATGATTCTTTAATGGATGATAAAGATTCTCTTCAAATATTATTGATTTCTGCAATGAATGATGTAATAAAACAATCTGATGAAAACAAGAAATCTATGGCCATGAATATGATGGGTGGATTTGGTTCGTTTGGTCAAAATTAAAGATGCAAAAACTTTTAAAAACATTTGAAGATTATCTATTTGATAATCTTCCCACTTCAAATACATTTCATCCTTACTTTGAAAAAGCTCTAGGTGAGATGTTAAAAGCTGGGGGAAAAAGATTTAGACCTATGCTATTACTTTGTGTGGTAAAATCAAAAAAACCTTTATTATTAAATAATTCACTTCCTGTAGCACTTGGATTAGAGATGTTACATACTTATTCTTTAGTACATGATGATTTACCAGCAATGGATGATGCAGATTTAAGAAGAGGTTTTAAAACTATTCATAAAAAATATGATGAAGTTACTGCAATATTAGTAGGTGATGCCTTAAATACTGAGAGTTTTAACAAAATAGTAAATGCACCATTACATAATGATATAAAAATAGAATTGATTAAAACATTAAGCACTGATGGTGGAATTAATGGAATGATTATTGGTCAAGCAATAGATTGTTTTTTTGAAAATCAAAAATTAGAATTAAACCAATTAGAATTTTTGCATATTCATAAAACTGCAAAACTTATTGCTGCAAGTTTGAAAATGGGTGCAATAATTTCTGAATATGATTTAATGACACAAGAAAAGTTATATAACTTTGGTATAGATTTAGGTTTATTATTTCAAATTCAAGATGATATTATAGATGAAACACAAAGTGAAGAGGAAGCAGGGAAAACTACACAAAACGATAGTGCTAAAAATTCATTTGTAAACCTTTTAGGTTTAGACGGAGCAATCAAGAGTGCTGATGAATTAGCAAATAAGTGTATTGACGAATTAAACAGTCTTGATGATAATTTAAAAGATTCCCTAAACGAGCTACTTTTAAAATATATAAATAGACATAAAAATTAATTTTTTAAAAAACTTTAGTCAAATATACTCAAACTACTTGACAATTAATAAAAAATTTTTTATAATTTGGCACTCTATTTTTTTGAGTGCTAATAAAATAACAAAAATTAAAAAACAGATTTTACAGGAGAAATATTATGAGTTTTAAACCATTAGGTAAAAGAGTTCTTGTTCAAAGAACAGAAGTAGAAGAAAAGACTGCAAGTGGGATTATCCTTGTAGATTCAGCAAAAGAGAAACCTAACACTGCGGTTGTAAAAGCTGTTGGTTCTGAAGTTACAGAACTAAAAGAGGGAGATACTATTGTATTCGAACAATTTAGAGGAACAGAGTTCACTTTAAATGGTGAAGATTATTTAGTATTAGATATAGAAAATATTATAGGAGTTATGTAATATGGCAAAAGAGATTAAATTTAGTGATAGTGCAAGAAATCAATTATACACAGGTGTAGAAAAACTAGCTGATGCTGTAAAAGTAACAATGGGACCTAGAGGAAGAAATGTACTTCTAC is a window of Halarcobacter sp. DNA encoding:
- a CDS encoding 3-methyladenine DNA glycosylase, whose protein sequence is MQLSTKISNSFELLAFLKNKNLLENHNEYWWPNENSFEILIGAILTQNTKWINVERSLSNLKKLNLLSLEALIDVDLVLLIEAITPSGFKNQKSQRLKLLAKNIIDEFVNFETFLKEVDRQWLLKQKGIGFETADAILCYACHREFMVVDKYTQKLVSFVGFEFDNYEDLQSWCEYGINENLDKIVKLYGYDIPLNKIYCRFHGKIVEFMKINKLSKGEE
- a CDS encoding AAA family ATPase, yielding MIIIPQTKGGVGKSTVAMQVIAPYLFKKHGKKVTYIEIDDENNDSKSFTRTEIVDKRMLGTNKLTELDELILMDDNHEIIVDVGGNKTSSLVLEEIKKVGSFGNIKWIIPLGDGELDGKNAIATLKKIKKIEQNLDNNILFALNRAISMDADYIEEQFINFFGHKYLDSNSVICDFVKDPKYFPVKNDKVITMSRYLGSTVWEMAYNNTDFAAKAMKAKELGDIESARKYLFFRRIQTEAKDYVLGTLNKIFYDLDNWLNIKK
- the ubiE gene encoding bifunctional demethylmenaquinone methyltransferase/2-methoxy-6-polyprenyl-1,4-benzoquinol methylase UbiE, with amino-acid sequence MGKQEKIVTMFNEIAGTYDIANRVLSLGIDKSWRNKACNKAFELYDKNEIERIVDVACGTGDMIEFWQRIAKDNGILLDNIVGVDPSVGMMDVAKQKLPEVKFIEAGAAQMPLENDSADIISISYGIRNVVQRQEAFDEFSRVLKKGGLVVISEFTKKEKTSVLDHLTDFYMNKVLPTLGGLISKNKAAYTYLPNSIDEFLTTENLCKELKQAGLEPIYTKDFSMKISTLIIARKI
- the xseA gene encoding exodeoxyribonuclease VII large subunit, translated to MNSAISVSTLNTQIKSLLETTFINVYVEGEISNLTYHNSGHIYFSIKDENSTISCVMFKGNAKYLKFQLEVGQKITITGTITVYTPRGSYQLLCNKIEPSGQGALALAYEQLKAKLQAKGYFNPEIKKALPKYPKKIALITSPTGAAIADMKKVATHRWPLVELVLIPTLVQGEEAKYDIIKSIKYAQTLDVDLLIVGRGGGSLEDLWAFNEELVATAIYECSKPIISAVGHEIDFLISDFVADIRAATPSNAMEIALPDINEHRIYLDNLESDLSIRFKNLVSQKQNSLDNIKSLFEQNSLKSKFNFIEEQIKLMKKNYDSYMSTILNNKQNSINLLKNAIESNHPSKKELNGYAQITLKNKIIKLEDLKEDDIIALQSPKTIVSCKVLNIKNQ
- a CDS encoding methyl-accepting chemotaxis protein; translated protein: MNSESIANKIRTKLIIAGIFIILFAIAVSYYMISNMDKEIQINTKKHFELLIKERIKSKMNIGLTNAITLSKNTDIMAALEYNDRDTAKLSLDGISKAMKAGTSLKNVKIHIHDKNVKSFFRAWKPDKYGDDLSSFRQTILEVKKTKKPLNAIEVGRAGLVLRGLAPIFDIEDKYLGSIEYIQGFNSIVKDFKQDGEYLLVLMNEKFKRGNALSEQNKIGKYYISQNVSDKNFVNSFSKIDINSLKQNGLLKGSNYFYTAFPIKDLKGNQIGIYVLGKNIKELEDLISKSSQIVFVMLTLMAILIVVFVIITMVLFKKIVTGGLNKFKSNFAYFLEFVSFKINTFNKPAVYTNDEIGQMLIMLNEAAETFDKKLKNDMRVIGEIVLTTDKVEQGIYKCRINSNSDNPMIMTLKSTINKMLDAMDSNMKELMKALGHYSEGDFREKAYIPENLKADMLAVMNSINKLGETLGENAKSNLHNGETLEDNSTTMTNSMENLAVKANEQAASLEETAAAVEEITSITRGNAENATKMATLGQTVRDSVTTGEDLATKTALSMDEINEKVTAINEAINVIDQIAFQTNILSLNAAVEAATAGEAGKGFAVVAQEVRNLASRSAQAAKEIKELVEDANLKANEGKVISDNMIEGYKELNTHISETIHIIEDVSVASKEQMTGIEQINDTITMLDRVTQENANEANQVKEIAKEVSAMANELVQDAKNKRFN
- a CDS encoding PAS domain-containing protein yields the protein MAAGQETVLDEYAFLVSETDEKGIIRFANDDFCKIAEYSLEELIGEPHNKVRDPEMPKKAFKSLWDTVQKGEIWTGYVKNATKSGGYYWVYATVYPFESCDGSKGYLSCRRKPSREEIDAIKEVYKQWNLEEGK
- a CDS encoding chemotaxis protein CheW, encoding METINNTHEEVIDYANSSEFMTFELGKMKYAIELPKIREILTYPKNITILPNTTKWVKGLINLRGEVVPILDIRVKFNTGEVVYNESTAVIAVITEDNRMIGIVVDKVDDVQRIDTSTLAPVSDMGSAIPSKYLKGFVRLANNQMLVIMDIESVVSKDELKN
- a CDS encoding response regulator; translation: MQEKIEKLKRLKLLFVEDETDLVEIITDTLQKLNANFLSAKNGQEALDIIEANDDIDIIVTDINMPVMNGLVMIKELRDKGNSIPIIIMSAHTETDYINKAKELGVDNYLLKPFDFIKFIDLITEMEIK
- a CDS encoding response regulator; protein product: MSGTIDKKLLKRLKLLYVEDDDTVRADLSSLLSNFFDTVYTAKDGQEGLSLYKEKQNEIDVIVADINMPVLTGIQMLQKIREFDKEIPTIFATAYSDNEFLVDAIKLKVSEYIIKPIDIRKLMTSLNEIAKNIYHDFLINQQNKELKKYKDIIYNNNIVIRTNKNMKITFVNDLFCEITGFDKKELLGEELTILRHKDTDSEIYKKIYNSILNNRQWNGELKNLTKDGNFYYADTSIVSTLNDSGEITGCLIIQKDETLKAIKRREIQTSLIKDKSEIFQKSKKSSAELYQVINNLNYELESLKNNLLKEKQEKDSYISTLERYSSENKKLLSEIITYRKVNETSHDATRKLIKMSKESADLKVEIKRLETKLEMIEDEHQKELKQQKVYYEVKLDDMDKLLTNVKEKLDAVENVEAVSQKLAYWKEKAKSEAKKNEKIEREIISYGDKKLMTKLFGGR
- a CDS encoding peptidylprolyl isomerase, which codes for MKKIFFLLFGFMLLLEAANPIAIIKTNQGEMKIELRPDLAPKAVENFITHAKNGYYNGTVFHRVIKNFMIQGGDPTASGRGGESIWGKPFKDEFAPNITFNKPGILAMANAGPNTNGSQFFITTVPTPWLNGRHTIFGYLKDGMKTLRAIENVPTLGQSNGNKPLMEQKILNIEIK
- a CDS encoding (2Fe-2S) ferredoxin domain-containing protein, yielding MEMPAIPQPTFYIFKCEQSAPPGMPKPSCVTEESRDLFNHLAQTMMQKGLMGPVQPIRTSCLGRCQMGPVMLVEPGHHMYCQLSKEKIDKIVEEHIIGGTPVHEYLIPEQFWGDPISLS
- the panD gene encoding aspartate 1-decarboxylase; translation: MTFDMLYSKIHRATVTDANLNYVGSITIDEDLMKASKLRVGQKVEIVNINNGERFATYVIKGKAGSKDMCLNGAAARKVEIGDKIIVISYASYSEEELETYKPTVVIVDDENNIDSITNELVGSDHV
- a CDS encoding YbaB/EbfC family nucleoid-associated protein; the protein is MFDGIDLSKINLNEVMGQVQEMADKAKEENASKIFTSKAGGGMVELSINGNSEVIDLQIDDSLMDDKDSLQILLISAMNDVIKQSDENKKSMAMNMMGGFGSFGQN
- a CDS encoding polyprenyl synthetase family protein, yielding MQKLLKTFEDYLFDNLPTSNTFHPYFEKALGEMLKAGGKRFRPMLLLCVVKSKKPLLLNNSLPVALGLEMLHTYSLVHDDLPAMDDADLRRGFKTIHKKYDEVTAILVGDALNTESFNKIVNAPLHNDIKIELIKTLSTDGGINGMIIGQAIDCFFENQKLELNQLEFLHIHKTAKLIAASLKMGAIISEYDLMTQEKLYNFGIDLGLLFQIQDDIIDETQSEEEAGKTTQNDSAKNSFVNLLGLDGAIKSADELANKCIDELNSLDDNLKDSLNELLLKYINRHKN
- the groES gene encoding co-chaperone GroES encodes the protein MSFKPLGKRVLVQRTEVEEKTASGIILVDSAKEKPNTAVVKAVGSEVTELKEGDTIVFEQFRGTEFTLNGEDYLVLDIENIIGVM